The Flavobacteriaceae bacterium 3519-10 genome includes a window with the following:
- a CDS encoding L-serine dehydratase has translation MQSISVFEIIKVGIGPSSSHTMGPWNAAENFIKQIRTDHQLSDVQEVFVEFFGSLAKTGIGHGTDIAGMLGLSGENFKLIDTTTIDGKIEEIKSSGTLNLGGEKVIPFRYGHHLILNKEKSLEFHPNGMIFRAVFNNGKDLIQDYYSIGGGFIATKEENSYEKHCVRTLYPCHHGKDVLFNMDRLGLNKISDLIFLNEESWRSKVETEKEALYIWQQIKECIYKGVNKEGILPGGLNVTRRAAGLNRKLLGEKVYRNMDEWFRMVVDAEETFTNINKWVSCFALAVNEENASFGRIITAPTNGASGVIPAVLMYAQAFTEFNSEDDIIRFILVAGEIGTLFKKNATISAAMGGCQAEVGVSSAMAAAGLTEIMGGTPGQVLMAAEIAMEHHLGMTCDPIAGLVQIPCIERNSMGAIKAITAANIAIESDPTKAKVSLDQVIQSMWETAQSMSDRFKETSEGGLAIAVNVAEC, from the coding sequence ATGCAGTCAATAAGTGTATTCGAAATAATAAAAGTTGGAATCGGCCCTTCGAGTTCTCATACAATGGGACCGTGGAATGCTGCTGAAAATTTTATAAAACAAATCAGAACAGATCACCAGCTGAGTGATGTGCAGGAGGTTTTTGTCGAGTTTTTCGGCTCGCTTGCCAAAACGGGTATCGGACACGGAACCGATATTGCCGGTATGCTCGGGCTTTCGGGCGAAAATTTTAAACTGATCGATACAACAACGATCGACGGCAAAATTGAAGAGATCAAATCATCGGGAACGCTTAATCTGGGTGGGGAAAAAGTAATACCCTTTCGGTACGGCCACCATCTGATTTTAAATAAAGAGAAATCGCTCGAGTTTCATCCCAACGGAATGATTTTCCGCGCTGTTTTCAATAACGGAAAAGACCTTATTCAGGATTATTACTCGATTGGTGGAGGGTTTATCGCGACCAAAGAAGAAAATTCTTACGAAAAACACTGCGTCCGCACGCTTTATCCATGTCATCATGGCAAAGATGTCCTGTTTAATATGGACAGGCTTGGATTAAATAAAATATCAGACCTTATTTTTCTTAATGAAGAATCGTGGCGTAGCAAAGTGGAGACCGAGAAAGAAGCGCTTTATATCTGGCAGCAGATTAAAGAATGCATTTACAAAGGCGTCAACAAAGAAGGCATTTTGCCTGGTGGTCTGAATGTGACGCGGCGCGCGGCGGGCTTAAACCGAAAACTGCTCGGCGAGAAAGTCTACCGTAACATGGACGAATGGTTCCGCATGGTGGTAGATGCCGAAGAAACCTTTACCAATATCAACAAATGGGTCTCTTGTTTTGCGCTGGCGGTAAATGAAGAAAATGCAAGCTTTGGACGGATCATTACCGCTCCTACAAACGGCGCAAGCGGCGTGATTCCGGCAGTTCTGATGTACGCGCAGGCATTTACAGAGTTCAACAGCGAAGACGATATCATCCGCTTCATTCTCGTTGCGGGAGAAATTGGCACTTTGTTCAAGAAAAACGCAACCATATCTGCTGCGATGGGCGGTTGTCAGGCCGAAGTGGGCGTATCGTCCGCAATGGCGGCTGCTGGTCTCACAGAAATAATGGGCGGAACGCCCGGACAGGTTCTTATGGCCGCAGAAATTGCAATGGAACATCACCTTGGCATGACCTGCGATCCAATCGCCGGCTTGGTGCAGATTCCGTGCATCGAAAGAAATTCAATGGGTGCAATTAAAGCAATTACCGCCGCAAATATTGCGATAGAATCTGATCCTACAAAAGCAAAAGTGTCTCTCGATCAGGTAATACAGTCGATGTGGGAAACTGCGCAAAGTATGAGCGACCGCTTCAAGGAAACTTCAGAAGGTGGCCTTGCAATTGCGGTGAATGTAGCGGAATGCTAG
- a CDS encoding DNA primase: MISKATIDKIFSTIRVEEIIGEYVQLKRAGSNFKGLSPFHDEKTPSFVVSPSKQIWKDFSSGKGGTAISFLMEIESFTYPEALRHAAKKYGIEIEEDKRELTVEEKQSQTDKEVLYKIHEIANSFFQEQLETEEGRAIGYSYFKERDLRDDIISKFQLGYAPEQKDAFTSFAIDKGYSKEILEKSGLSIYPENAPNGIDRFRERVIFPIHSFSGRVLGFGGRILRNNVKTAKYLNSPETEIYHKSQVLYGLNQSKQAISKNNLCLLVEGYMDVIALHQAGIEHVVSSSGTALTVEQIKLIKRLTENVTILFDGDAAGIKASFRSIDMLLSESMNIRILLFPDGDDPDSFARKHPQDFVERFISTEAKDFIEFKAEVLLKEAGGDPAKKAEAIRDIVKSVAFVQNALKQEVYLKEVSTKFGLSEQSLFNELNVQQQMRKQQVSPQTRKEQETPQKLQVVPENTVTIDPLLVLEEKLVELMLKYGDRVVDRVDEENNGYQITVIEEIIGHLEEDQCEIQSPLNLKIIGEIKQGIDENELRAGNFFMTLLDENISGKVADAFVEPYETSDWGKHQIFFSSEEEVVPKLVQDVIFRHKREYIMKIIRDLKLALTDSENNDETYKKIITLTHLRKELDEKLFRIL, translated from the coding sequence ATGATTTCCAAAGCCACAATCGACAAGATCTTTTCAACCATTCGCGTGGAGGAAATTATCGGCGAATACGTGCAACTTAAACGTGCAGGCTCCAATTTCAAAGGCCTGAGCCCGTTTCACGACGAGAAAACACCGAGTTTCGTGGTTTCGCCAAGTAAGCAGATCTGGAAGGATTTCTCGAGTGGAAAAGGCGGAACGGCGATTTCTTTTCTGATGGAAATCGAAAGTTTTACGTACCCGGAAGCGCTTCGCCATGCCGCCAAAAAGTACGGAATTGAGATTGAAGAAGATAAACGTGAGTTAACTGTTGAGGAAAAACAGTCGCAAACCGACAAGGAAGTACTCTATAAAATCCATGAAATTGCAAACAGTTTTTTTCAGGAGCAGCTTGAAACCGAGGAGGGAAGGGCGATTGGCTATTCCTATTTCAAAGAGCGCGATTTGCGCGATGACATTATCTCGAAATTCCAGTTGGGTTATGCGCCCGAACAGAAAGATGCCTTCACCAGCTTCGCGATTGATAAAGGCTACTCCAAAGAGATTCTGGAAAAATCCGGACTTTCCATATATCCCGAAAACGCGCCGAATGGTATCGACCGTTTCCGTGAACGTGTTATTTTTCCGATTCACAGTTTTTCGGGCCGCGTACTTGGTTTCGGAGGAAGGATCCTCAGAAATAATGTAAAGACCGCGAAATATCTGAACTCGCCCGAAACCGAAATTTATCATAAATCGCAAGTTCTGTACGGCCTTAACCAAAGCAAACAGGCAATTTCTAAGAATAATCTCTGCCTTCTGGTGGAAGGTTATATGGACGTGATTGCGCTGCATCAGGCGGGAATTGAGCATGTAGTTTCAAGTTCGGGAACCGCGCTTACGGTGGAACAGATTAAGCTCATCAAGCGGCTTACCGAGAACGTAACGATCCTGTTTGATGGAGATGCAGCCGGAATCAAGGCCAGTTTCAGAAGTATCGATATGCTGCTCTCGGAATCGATGAATATCAGAATCCTGCTGTTTCCGGACGGCGACGATCCGGATTCGTTTGCGCGAAAACATCCGCAGGATTTCGTTGAACGCTTCATTAGCACTGAAGCCAAGGATTTTATCGAATTTAAAGCTGAAGTTTTGCTTAAAGAGGCCGGCGGTGATCCTGCAAAAAAAGCTGAGGCGATTCGCGACATTGTGAAATCGGTTGCATTTGTGCAGAACGCACTGAAACAGGAGGTTTATCTGAAAGAGGTTTCGACAAAATTCGGACTTTCGGAACAGTCGCTTTTTAACGAACTGAATGTTCAGCAACAAATGCGGAAACAGCAGGTTTCGCCCCAAACCCGAAAAGAGCAGGAAACGCCGCAAAAACTCCAGGTAGTTCCGGAAAATACGGTGACGATCGATCCGCTTCTTGTGCTTGAAGAAAAGCTTGTGGAACTGATGCTGAAATACGGCGACAGAGTTGTAGACCGCGTTGATGAGGAGAACAACGGCTACCAGATTACCGTTATAGAAGAAATTATCGGGCATCTGGAAGAGGACCAGTGCGAGATACAGTCGCCGCTTAACCTGAAAATTATCGGTGAAATAAAACAGGGTATCGATGAGAATGAACTTCGTGCCGGCAACTTTTTTATGACTTTACTCGACGAAAATATTTCGGGCAAAGTGGCTGATGCTTTTGTGGAACCTTATGAAACCAGCGATTGGGGCAAACACCAGATTTTCTTCAGCTCGGAAGAAGAGGTGGTGCCTAAGCTTGTGCAGGACGTGATTTTCCGCCACAAACGTGAATATATCATGAAGATCATCAGAGATTTGAAATTGGCACTCACCGACTCCGAAAACAACGATGAAACCTATAAAAAGATTATTACACTTACGCATTTAAGAAAAGAACTCGACGAAAAACTGTTCAGGATTTTATGA
- a CDS encoding Dihydropteroate synthase, with translation MASSNCDDVFSIKFQNSSKIRILIVAEGVMKHQNPNALIKFALMNTSRKGSPDTTFSINCNGRVVDLSVPMVMGILNLTPDSFSDGGKYADLKSALIHTEKMLKDGASIIDIGAQSTRPNAQYLSADEEIKRLGKVISNIKTEFPEVLISLDTFHSEVVEFGFNEGLDIVNDISGGMFDAKMFETVAKTGLPYILMHINPTYEEMHEKSVTEDIILVLNKYFSEKILQLQRFGVKDIILDPGFGFGKRVEQQHIMIDDLKHVGFGRNPLLIGISRKSFIYRPLGKEPLDVNAETQKLHLKVLENGAKILRVHDVAEAKVTIDLFLQN, from the coding sequence ATGGCTTCGTCGAACTGTGATGATGTTTTCTCCATAAAATTTCAAAACTCATCAAAGATAAGAATTTTAATAGTTGCCGAAGGGGTGATGAAGCACCAAAATCCGAACGCTTTAATTAAATTTGCCCTTATGAATACATCGCGTAAAGGCTCTCCTGATACTACATTTTCGATTAACTGCAACGGCCGTGTTGTTGACCTGTCGGTGCCAATGGTTATGGGAATACTCAACCTTACGCCTGATTCATTTTCCGATGGTGGGAAATATGCTGATCTCAAATCCGCATTAATTCACACTGAAAAAATGCTGAAGGACGGTGCATCGATCATCGATATTGGCGCTCAGTCGACGCGTCCAAATGCACAGTATTTATCTGCAGATGAGGAAATTAAACGGCTTGGAAAGGTGATTTCAAATATTAAAACAGAGTTCCCGGAAGTGCTGATTTCGCTCGATACTTTTCATTCTGAGGTTGTGGAATTTGGTTTTAATGAAGGGTTGGATATTGTAAATGATATTTCGGGCGGCATGTTCGACGCTAAAATGTTTGAAACTGTTGCCAAAACCGGCCTGCCTTATATTTTGATGCACATAAACCCAACGTATGAAGAAATGCACGAAAAATCGGTTACGGAAGATATTATTCTGGTTTTAAATAAATATTTTTCAGAGAAAATCCTGCAGCTTCAGCGTTTCGGCGTCAAAGATATTATCCTCGATCCGGGCTTTGGTTTCGGAAAAAGGGTGGAGCAACAACACATTATGATTGACGATTTAAAGCACGTCGGTTTTGGGCGAAATCCTTTGCTGATCGGTATTTCGCGAAAGTCGTTTATCTACAGACCTTTGGGGAAAGAGCCTCTTGACGTTAACGCGGAAACCCAGAAACTCCATTTAAAAGTACTTGAGAACGGCGCTAAAATCTTACGGGTTCATGATGTGGCGGAAGCCAAAGTAACCATCGACCTTTTTTTACAGAACTAG
- a CDS encoding Secreted peptidase, family S9 codes for MKKTIAASLLSLTCIMNAQTWPDAKPPVAEKQNHVRDIHGDKVADPYYWMIDYFKKGKDSTKVVDYLTAENAYLETMMADTKPLREKLYEEMKARIKEKDESVPVFKNGYYYYTRTETGKQYYKYCRKKGNLDATEEVLLDVDKMAEGKPYFSAVNFNISPDNNLMTFGVDYISRRQYKIFLKDLRTGKVTDLGIKNTEGDAIWAADNKTLFYTAKNDVTLLSEKIKRHTLGSDPAKDAVVYEEKDKSNYLGVAKSKNEKYIFIYSAATTSSEIRYLPTDQPNTAFRVFQPRMKDVLYDVFPLEDKFLIVTNKDALNFKVMETPLNKTEFENWKEVIPHRKDVLVQGIDEFKNFLVFSERQNGLSQLVIQDRKTQKKEFLKFDEPTYIVRSSGNPEYNTDNFRFTYASMITPSSQYEQDLVTGKRTLLKQQEVLGGYDKTQYVTERLFATAKDGTSIPLSVVYKKGFAKNGKNPLLLYGYGSYGNSMEAGFSSARLSLLNRGFAYVMTHIRGGQEMGRQWYEDGKMMKKINTFTDFIDAGEYLVKEKYTSPQHLYAQGGSAGGLLMGAVINMKPELFNGVVAQVPFVDVVNTMLDESIPLTTNEYDEWGNPNNAEAYRYMKSYSPYENIGRKNYPNLLITTGLHDSQVQYFEPAKWAAKLRDLKTGNNVVLLKTEMAFGHGGASGRFDFLKDVAWDYAFLLKLEGINQ; via the coding sequence ATGAAAAAAACAATTGCAGCCTCGCTGCTGTCGCTCACCTGCATTATGAATGCCCAGACATGGCCCGATGCCAAGCCACCTGTTGCTGAAAAGCAGAATCACGTGCGTGATATCCACGGCGACAAAGTTGCGGATCCATACTACTGGATGATTGATTATTTCAAAAAAGGCAAAGATTCCACCAAGGTTGTAGATTACCTCACGGCTGAAAATGCATATCTGGAAACGATGATGGCCGATACGAAGCCACTGCGTGAAAAGCTTTATGAGGAGATGAAAGCGCGCATCAAAGAAAAAGATGAAAGCGTGCCTGTGTTCAAAAATGGCTATTATTATTACACTCGGACTGAAACCGGCAAACAATACTACAAATATTGCCGCAAAAAAGGAAACCTGGATGCCACGGAGGAAGTTCTCCTGGATGTAGATAAAATGGCCGAAGGAAAGCCTTATTTCTCCGCGGTTAACTTTAACATCTCGCCCGACAACAACCTGATGACATTCGGCGTAGATTATATATCAAGACGTCAGTACAAGATTTTTCTTAAAGATTTACGTACAGGAAAAGTCACCGATTTAGGAATTAAAAATACCGAAGGCGATGCGATTTGGGCAGCCGATAATAAAACGCTCTTCTACACGGCCAAAAACGACGTTACGCTGCTTTCGGAGAAGATCAAGCGTCATACTTTGGGAAGCGATCCGGCTAAAGATGCGGTGGTTTATGAAGAAAAGGATAAAAGTAATTATCTGGGCGTAGCGAAATCGAAGAACGAGAAATATATTTTTATCTACTCCGCGGCTACAACCAGCAGCGAAATCCGGTATTTGCCTACAGACCAGCCAAATACCGCTTTCCGTGTGTTTCAGCCGCGCATGAAAGATGTACTTTATGATGTGTTTCCGCTTGAAGACAAATTCCTGATTGTCACCAACAAAGATGCCCTCAATTTCAAGGTGATGGAAACGCCTTTGAACAAAACCGAATTCGAAAACTGGAAAGAAGTAATTCCGCACCGCAAAGACGTGCTGGTACAGGGCATCGACGAGTTCAAGAACTTCCTCGTGTTCTCTGAGCGCCAGAATGGTCTTTCACAGCTCGTTATTCAGGACAGAAAAACTCAGAAAAAAGAATTTTTAAAATTCGACGAACCAACGTACATCGTGCGAAGCAGCGGAAATCCGGAATACAATACCGATAATTTCCGGTTCACATATGCTTCGATGATCACTCCGAGTTCTCAATATGAGCAGGATCTGGTTACGGGGAAACGCACTTTGCTCAAACAGCAGGAAGTTCTTGGCGGCTACGATAAAACACAGTACGTAACGGAAAGACTTTTTGCAACCGCGAAAGACGGCACGAGCATTCCACTTTCGGTTGTGTATAAAAAAGGATTCGCGAAAAACGGTAAAAATCCGTTATTGCTTTATGGCTATGGATCATACGGAAATTCCATGGAAGCAGGGTTCAGTTCCGCACGCCTAAGTCTGCTGAACCGGGGTTTTGCGTATGTGATGACGCACATCCGCGGCGGACAGGAAATGGGCCGGCAGTGGTATGAGGACGGAAAGATGATGAAAAAAATCAACACGTTTACCGATTTTATCGATGCCGGCGAATATTTAGTTAAAGAAAAATATACTTCGCCACAGCATCTTTACGCTCAGGGAGGTTCTGCAGGAGGACTTCTGATGGGGGCGGTAATCAACATGAAGCCTGAACTTTTCAACGGAGTGGTAGCCCAGGTGCCTTTCGTGGATGTGGTGAATACGATGCTTGATGAAAGCATTCCGCTGACCACAAACGAATACGACGAGTGGGGAAACCCTAATAATGCTGAAGCCTACCGCTACATGAAATCATATTCGCCGTATGAAAATATCGGCAGAAAGAACTATCCAAATCTTCTGATCACTACCGGGCTGCACGATTCGCAGGTACAGTATTTCGAACCCGCAAAATGGGCCGCAAAACTGCGCGACCTTAAAACCGGCAACAACGTGGTGCTGCTGAAAACAGAAATGGCATTTGGCCACGGCGGCGCGTCCGGCAGATTCGATTTTCTGAAAGATGTCGCGTGGGATTATGCATTCCTGTTGAAACTGGAAGGCATAAACCAATGA
- a CDS encoding ATP-dependent Clp protease proteolytic subunit, with the protein MDIKKDFRDFSVKHLGNSGLATDQYMGMYGPTNLTPYIMEERRLNVAQMDVFSRLMMDRIIFLGTGIDDQVANIVTAQLLFLESSDASKDIQIYINSPGGSVYAGLGIYDTMQIIKPDVSTICTGMAASMGAVLLVAGEKGKRSALKHSRVMIHQPSGGAQGVASDMEINLREMLKLKKELYDIISIHSGQTYEWVEKASDRDYWMTSSEAKEYGMVDEVLERKTDKA; encoded by the coding sequence ATGGACATAAAAAAGGATTTCAGAGATTTCTCTGTGAAGCATTTAGGAAACAGCGGCCTCGCGACCGACCAGTATATGGGAATGTATGGCCCAACCAACCTTACGCCGTACATTATGGAAGAACGTCGCCTTAATGTGGCGCAAATGGACGTTTTTTCGCGCCTCATGATGGACAGAATTATCTTCCTCGGTACCGGAATCGACGATCAGGTTGCGAATATCGTGACGGCACAGCTACTGTTTCTTGAAAGTTCTGATGCTTCAAAAGACATTCAGATCTACATCAATTCCCCTGGCGGAAGCGTTTACGCAGGTTTGGGAATTTACGATACCATGCAGATCATCAAACCTGATGTATCTACAATCTGTACCGGAATGGCCGCCTCAATGGGCGCTGTGCTTTTGGTTGCAGGTGAAAAAGGGAAGCGTTCGGCGCTGAAACATTCGAGAGTGATGATTCACCAGCCTTCAGGTGGTGCGCAGGGTGTTGCTTCCGACATGGAGATTAACTTACGCGAGATGCTCAAACTTAAAAAAGAACTTTACGATATTATCTCAATTCACTCGGGACAAACGTACGAATGGGTTGAAAAAGCTTCTGACAGAGATTACTGGATGACTTCCAGCGAAGCCAAAGAATACGGAATGGTAGATGAAGTTTTGGAAAGAAAAACTGATAAGGCTTAA
- a CDS encoding ATPase YjeE, predicted to have essential role in cell wall biosynthesis produces the protein MNFQINTLESWQSVVDQILPELQHNILLLKGNLGAGKTTFTKFLLKNIGSTDDVSSPTYAIVNEYNSPKGKIYHFDLYRMNSIEEVYDIGIEEYLDNAFLCIIEWPEIYETELTGLPHHEISITTDSDVRTVTFS, from the coding sequence ATGAATTTCCAGATAAATACGCTTGAATCCTGGCAAAGTGTTGTCGATCAGATTCTACCCGAACTGCAACACAATATTCTTCTGTTAAAAGGAAACCTCGGCGCCGGTAAAACCACTTTCACTAAATTTTTGCTTAAAAATATCGGCAGTACAGATGATGTGTCCTCGCCTACATATGCAATCGTAAACGAATATAACTCGCCGAAAGGCAAGATTTACCACTTCGACCTGTACCGCATGAACAGCATTGAAGAAGTATATGACATCGGTATCGAAGAATATCTTGATAACGCGTTTCTGTGCATTATCGAATGGCCCGAAATTTACGAAACAGAACTTACGGGACTTCCGCATCACGAGATTTCTATCACTACGGACAGCGACGTGAGGACAGTCACTTTCAGCTAA
- a CDS encoding Isoaspartyl aminopeptidase / Asp-X dipeptidase — protein sequence MAKFKPMKKSALALLLFASALCFAQKKYVMVIHGGAGTITRAAMTPEKEAAYRQKLAEALRTGYGEIQSGKSSVEAVAAAITLLEDSPLFNAGKGSVFTSDGQNEMDAAIMFGKNKSAGAVAGVQTIKNPIKAAIAVMEESEHVMLSGRGAEKFAQEKGLDIVLPSYFWTKDRWDGLQKAKQNENSKKTSKIYPKNSFDIDQKFGTVGAVALDKDGNLAAGTSTGGMTNKKWNRIGDAPIIGAGTYANGQVGISATGWGEFFIRATAARTLAAKMEYHNKNIETAAEEVIHEIEEMGGDGGLIALDKDGNVAMPFNTAGMYRGTVTNKGEIEVLIFK from the coding sequence TTGGCGAAATTTAAACCCATGAAAAAGTCTGCACTTGCACTTTTGCTGTTCGCTTCAGCCCTTTGTTTTGCACAGAAAAAGTATGTGATGGTAATTCATGGTGGTGCCGGAACCATTACCAGAGCAGCCATGACGCCTGAAAAAGAAGCCGCTTACCGCCAGAAACTTGCCGAAGCCTTACGAACAGGCTATGGTGAAATACAGAGCGGTAAATCATCGGTTGAAGCTGTAGCAGCGGCAATTACTCTCCTGGAGGATTCCCCGCTTTTTAACGCCGGGAAAGGCTCAGTTTTTACCAGCGACGGACAAAATGAAATGGACGCTGCGATAATGTTTGGAAAAAATAAATCCGCAGGCGCTGTTGCTGGCGTTCAAACCATTAAAAACCCGATCAAAGCAGCCATCGCTGTGATGGAAGAATCTGAACATGTGATGCTCAGCGGGCGCGGTGCCGAAAAATTCGCGCAGGAAAAAGGCCTTGACATCGTGCTTCCCTCCTATTTCTGGACAAAAGACCGATGGGATGGTTTGCAGAAAGCGAAGCAGAATGAAAATTCAAAAAAAACTTCAAAGATTTACCCGAAAAATTCATTTGATATCGACCAGAAATTCGGCACCGTCGGGGCCGTCGCATTAGATAAAGACGGAAATCTCGCCGCCGGAACATCCACCGGAGGAATGACGAATAAGAAATGGAACCGCATCGGCGATGCGCCCATCATTGGCGCTGGAACCTACGCCAACGGTCAGGTCGGTATTTCTGCGACTGGTTGGGGTGAGTTTTTCATCCGCGCAACCGCGGCCAGAACCCTAGCTGCCAAAATGGAATATCACAATAAAAATATTGAAACAGCAGCCGAAGAAGTCATCCATGAAATTGAAGAAATGGGCGGCGACGGTGGCTTAATCGCACTAGACAAAGACGGGAATGTCGCGATGCCTTTCAATACAGCCGGGATGTACCGCGGAACTGTGACCAATAAAGGCGAAATTGAAGTCCTGATTTTCAAATAA
- a CDS encoding Alanine dehydrogenase, producing the protein MPHEEKLEVVKKGKQFSIGIPKETCLNERRTCITPDAVQVLVQNGHEIIVEAGAGEGSFFTDLQYSEAGAQITPDAQEAFRQDLVLKINPPTSEEIDFLKPCAYLISALQINLRDKEYFRQLAEKKVNAIAFDFIIDEYKQLSLVRLIGEIAGNISILYAAELLALSNGLMLGGITGVRPTEVVIIGAGIVGEFATKAALGLGASVKVFDNSLSKLRRLHMMVDGRVPTSIIDPKELSKSLRRADVVIGAFSKISLSPIVTEEMVMQMKKGSVIIDVTIDNGKVIETSELTDMENPYIVKHGVIHCGLPNLTSKMPRTTTKAISNFFLSYLLNYDEEGGFENMLVRKNEIKQSLYMYKGRHTKKIICDRFGLNYHDINLLIF; encoded by the coding sequence ATGCCGCACGAAGAGAAACTTGAAGTAGTAAAAAAAGGGAAACAGTTCAGCATCGGCATACCCAAAGAAACCTGCCTAAACGAACGCAGAACCTGCATAACGCCGGATGCCGTACAGGTTTTGGTTCAGAATGGCCACGAGATCATTGTGGAAGCAGGCGCGGGCGAAGGCTCTTTCTTTACGGACCTGCAGTATTCCGAAGCCGGAGCACAGATTACACCGGATGCGCAGGAGGCTTTCCGCCAGGACCTTGTCCTTAAAATCAATCCGCCAACCAGTGAGGAAATTGATTTTCTTAAACCTTGCGCATACCTAATTTCTGCGTTGCAGATCAACCTACGCGACAAAGAATACTTCCGCCAGCTCGCTGAAAAAAAAGTAAATGCAATTGCCTTCGATTTTATAATTGACGAGTACAAGCAACTTTCACTGGTGCGGCTTATCGGAGAAATCGCAGGTAACATTTCCATCCTTTACGCAGCCGAACTTTTGGCACTATCAAACGGATTGATGCTGGGTGGAATTACCGGTGTTCGACCTACAGAAGTGGTGATCATCGGAGCCGGAATCGTTGGTGAATTTGCTACTAAAGCAGCCTTGGGGCTTGGTGCCAGCGTGAAAGTTTTTGATAATTCGCTTTCAAAACTACGCCGACTGCACATGATGGTCGACGGGCGTGTACCGACTTCCATTATTGATCCTAAAGAACTTTCAAAAAGCCTCAGACGTGCCGACGTGGTAATTGGTGCGTTCTCGAAAATCAGTTTATCTCCTATCGTAACCGAGGAAATGGTGATGCAGATGAAAAAAGGCAGCGTGATTATCGACGTTACCATAGACAACGGAAAAGTAATTGAAACCTCTGAACTTACGGATATGGAAAATCCGTACATCGTGAAACACGGAGTGATCCATTGCGGTTTGCCGAACCTTACGTCTAAAATGCCGCGTACCACTACAAAAGCGATATCTAACTTTTTCCTGAGTTACCTCCTAAACTACGACGAAGAAGGCGGTTTCGAGAATATGCTGGTCCGCAAAAACGAAATAAAGCAGTCGCTCTACATGTATAAAGGCCGCCATACCAAAAAAATTATCTGCGACCGTTTCGGTCTTAACTATCACGACATCAATCTTTTAATATTCTAG
- a CDS encoding Triosephosphate isomerase: MRKNIVAGNWKMNKNVIEAQQLMFQLLEYKKNNSTNCEVWIAPPSLYLMMAKDLYEQDEIGVFAQDMSEYESGAYTGEISADMLESIDATGAIIGHSERRQYHGETDSHCNRKVKLALDKGLIPIYCNGETLEQRKSGQHLEVVKNQTETALFTLTADEIKKVVIAYEPVWAIGTGETASPELAQEIHAHIRKLITDKYGKEVADEISILYGGSVKPDNAKEIFSQPDIDGGLIGGAALKVDDFAKIIEGFAS; encoded by the coding sequence ATGAGAAAAAATATCGTTGCAGGAAACTGGAAGATGAATAAAAACGTGATTGAAGCACAGCAGCTGATGTTTCAGTTACTTGAATACAAAAAGAACAACAGCACCAACTGCGAAGTATGGATCGCGCCACCCTCGCTTTATCTGATGATGGCTAAAGACCTGTACGAGCAGGACGAAATCGGGGTTTTTGCGCAGGATATGAGCGAGTATGAAAGCGGCGCCTATACAGGAGAAATCTCTGCTGACATGCTTGAATCTATTGATGCCACCGGCGCCATCATCGGACATTCTGAACGCAGACAGTATCACGGTGAAACCGATTCTCACTGCAACAGAAAAGTGAAACTGGCTTTGGACAAAGGTTTAATCCCAATTTATTGTAATGGTGAAACGCTCGAGCAGCGAAAATCAGGGCAGCATCTTGAGGTGGTGAAAAACCAGACAGAAACCGCTTTATTCACGCTTACAGCCGACGAAATTAAAAAAGTGGTTATCGCCTATGAACCGGTTTGGGCTATCGGAACCGGCGAAACTGCAAGCCCGGAACTGGCGCAGGAAATCCATGCACATATCAGAAAACTGATCACGGATAAATACGGAAAGGAAGTCGCTGACGAAATTTCGATTCTATATGGTGGATCCGTAAAACCGGATAATGCCAAAGAAATCTTCTCGCAGCCCGACATCGACGGCGGTCTGATCGGCGGCGCCGCTTTGAAAGTGGATGATTTCGCGAAGATTATTGAAGGATTTGCTTCTTAA